In Xiphophorus couchianus chromosome 8, X_couchianus-1.0, whole genome shotgun sequence, the following proteins share a genomic window:
- the LOC114149625 gene encoding sorting nexin-19 isoform X3: protein MAEVMGQRSLMGFGVLLAWLLLFHLLVNIWLLCVFTSLLLVLGGWFGSQAILESNSLVHLERFINLEQVQSSAEDKEHLDQEIHNTVRKIIRDFVISWYSTVSTESSFELKVHEAMISMAMKLKLRAKHIDRKELTQKVLNLVGGHLQDYLTAKELAKEKYRSESEQLWKAYSSVATPHVAMSDDSAEVNYVRAIVALLLHILVPSPHLETNTGRFVVGELITSNVFLPLVAKLSDPDWLNLLIIEILCKSSTPLDTVASKLETCSLPLPAAESEAPTLQCVTQANSESLQQGAETELTDDTEAALPELHAYDATDTEEVKFPQTFSGEEEASRPFLRCYLRGRKSNPFYQETDSDPDSPLADYKPTSTDSLLMMGQEDTLYDRSRNYITTAEDNNSIDLEEVSPSPVDSSYPKVLLNSVLVDSPNDGCLSSLRDTEVTCSTDSLRDLKRENSSPGVSRSRELVLGVEPTGLGNPSELIMASPLQGCSPVSTFSFEPLSSPEGPVIIQNLRITGTITAKEHRGTGSHPYTLYTIKYETLVGCENLESIQAGSELMESIQIGSENPTPIQPVAYHMVNRRYSEFLNLQTRLEEKSELRKLIKGVKGPKKVFPEMPFGNMDSDKIEARKGLLETFLKQLCSISEIANSEEMQEFLALNTDARIAFVKKPFIVSRIDKIVVNAIVGTLKTAFPHSEPQSPTEDTESEVDGGKMGTDKKNRSRLKLSSKGVLFMNGSEIRPPVSFVWDQTSTVFNGMTLVDLQAFITEEEKSLQKETEMEGGPVLGQWVGCRGHGVRAEQCEEHDSAGGMSQAKVALNILCLLMKEQWSWLCSKNIQKTVRLLFGTLINSGWVSLLVAADLLKSELQL, encoded by the exons ATGGCTGAGGTGATGGGACAGAGGAGCCTTATGGGCTTCGGTGTGTTGCTGGCTTGGCTCTTGCTTTTCCACCTGCTGGTCAATATTTGGCTCCTATGTGTGTTCACCAGCTTGCTGCTGGTGCTCGGAGGCTGGTTTGGCTCTCAGGCTATCCTGGAGTCCAACAGCTTGGTTCACCTGGAGAGGTTCATCAATCTGGAACAG GTTCAGTCATCTGCAGAGGACAAAGAACATTTGGACCAGGAGATCCATAACACagtgagaaaaataatcagagaCTTTGTCATTTCATGGTACTCTACTGTTTCCACAGAGAGTagttttgaattaaaagttCATGAAGCCATGATCTCTATGGCCATGAAGCTGAAACTGCGCGCCAAACACATTGACAGAAAG gAGCTGACACAGAAGGTCCTGAACCTGGTGGGCGGCCACCTGCAGGACTACCTCACGGCCAAGGAGCTGGCCAAAGAAAAATATCGCAGTGAGAGCGAACAGTTGTGGAAAGCGTATTCCTCTGTCGCCACTCCTCACGTTGCTATGAGCGACGACTCAGCAGAAGTCAACTACGTCCGAGCCAttgtggctctgctgctgcaTATTTTGGTGCCATCACCTCATTTAGAAACCAACACAGGACGGTTTGTTGTTGGAGAGCTTATCACCTCTAATGTCTTTCTTCCTCTAGTGGCTAAACTGTCAGACCCTGACTGGTTAAACCTCCTGATCATAGAAATCCTCTGTAAGTCCAGCACACCACTGGATACTGTAGCATCCAAACTAGAGACTTGCAGCTTGCCACTACCTGCTGCTGAATCTGAGGCTCCAACTCTACAGTGTGTAACTCAGGCAAACAGTGAGTCACTTCAACAAGGAGCAGAGACGGAGCTGACTGATGACACGGAAGCTGCTCTGCCTGAACTCCATGCCTACGATGCGACTGACACAGAAGAGGTGAAGTTCCCCCAGACATTCTCTGGAGAAGAGGAAGCTTCTCGACCCTTTTTAAGATGCTACCTGAGAGGAAGGAAGTCCAACCCATTTTACCAAGAAACTGACTCTGATCCTGACTCTCCTCTGGCAGACTACAAACCCACCTCCACTGATTCTTTGCTCATGATGGGTCAAGAAGACACACTGTATGACAGATCCAGAAATTACATTACAACTGCTGAGGACAACAATAGTATAGACTTGGAGGAGGTTTCCCCAAGTCCAGTGGACAGCTCTTATCCTAAGGTCTTGTTGAATTCAGTACTTGTGGACAGTCCTAATGACGGGTGCCTGTCATCACTGAGGGACACAGAGGTAACTTGCAGTACCGACAGCCTTCGGGatctgaaaagagaaaacagttcCCCTGGAGTGAGTCGAAGCAGAGAGCTTGTCTTGGGGGTAGAGCCGACTGGATTGGGGAATCCTAGCGAGCTGATCATGGCTAGTCCACTGCAGGGCTGTTCTCCCGTGTCGACGTTTAGTTTTGAGCCCCTCAGCAGTCCAGAAGGACCGGTCATCATCCAAAACCTCCGCATCACTGGTACCATCACAGCCAAAGAACATCGCGGCACTGGCTCACACCCATACACACTTTATACCATCAAA TATGAGACGTTGGTGGGTTGTGAGAACCTGGAAAGCATCCAAGCAGGCTCTGAGCTTATGGAGTCTATACAGATAGGCTCAGAGAATCCAACTCCTATCCAGCCTGTGGCATATCACATGGTCAACAGAAGATACAGCGAGTTCCTTAACCTACAGACTCGACTTGAAGAAAAATCAGAACTGCGGAAACTCATCAAAG GTGTGAAAGGTCCAAAGAAAGTTTTTCCTGAGATGCCATTTGGAAACATGGACAGTGACAAGATTGAGGCAAGGAAAGGACTTCTTGAAACCTTCTTAAAG CAACTGTGTTCCATCTCTGAAATAGCCAACAGTGAAGAGATGCAGGAGTTCCTTGCTCTCAACACAGATGCTAGGATTGCCTTTGTGAAGAAACCGTTCATTGTGTCTCGCATAGACAAG ATTGTGGTGAATGCTATTGTAGGCACCCTGAAGACAGCATTCCCTCACTCTGAACCTCAGAGCCCCACCGAGGACACTGAGTCCGAGGTGGATGGAGGGAAGATGGGTACAGACAAGAAGAACCG CTCACGTCTCAAACTCTCCAGCAAAGGCGTCCTCTTCATGAACGGCTCAGAAATTAGGCCTCCTGTGTCGTTTGTTTGGGACCAAACCAGTACA GTGTTTAATGGCATGACTCTGGTGGATTTACAAGCCTTCATTACTGAGGAGGAAAAGTCGTTGCAGAAGGAAACAGAGATGGAGGGAGGTCCAGTGTTAGGGCAGTGGGTAGGCTGCCGGGGTCATGGTGTGAGAGCAGAGCAGTGTGAGGAACACG